gagATAAAAAGTTGATCGTTTTTTGAgaatattgaatttgaaaaaaagataatcAATAGATTATCTTAAAAATAAACTCAACACTTCAAGAACAAATGTCATTTGATATatcattaaagaaaattatctCATTTTTATGTGAGATATTATATATTAGTGCTATGAGCGAGTGAAAAATTTAAGTATTTAAAGCTCGTCTCATTAATTACCTGAAAGTAAATTGATTAAATAGATAATATGGAGATATAAATTAAAGTATGCTTTATTGTAAAATCGTTCCATTTAAAAGTGAAGCATTGAATGCAAAGAGACTTTACTTTCagttttataaaaagatttatttaGGACTATAATAATATTGACGATGATATATTAAATCTTGAGCTACAAATACAATATATGAATATAAGGAATTATTTCTCAATAGCAATGTTGACAAGACTATTAATATGAGATATATGAACACATGAATTTTAATTAcatatattgtttaatttatttttaatatatctttATATTCTAATTAAAATGTATTTCATATTATAGAGACtaattttaatgactaattttttaGTACACTTAGTatagttatataaaaaaatattatattagctGAACCATAAATTCTAAACTCTAATatagtattaaaataaaattttgggttAAAGttctaatattaataaaaaagtgttgactctaatatttttttattaaaattcaatgatcattaatcatttattttattactttatacttttgtttattttagagGATAATTTTTTAAAGGATTTAACTAACTtgtgttttaaaaatacatgttaagattattattagtatattaaatttttaaattttttattttaataaataaataacaaaatatattaaaaatttaaactttgtaTTTTGTATACaaacttttttaattaacactattaaaatatatttttaagatacaaattaattaaatatatttttcaaatttcttgaaaaatcattcatttttttaaattagtccccaaaatatttttttaatcaaatttatcattcaaaaattttaaattaattttgttagtccttttgtcatttttttgttaacagtgttaaaatttgttaatgtgGTACGTTAAGTGATACTACAACACATACATAGGAATATACGAGACATTGAAAGGAGAATATGAGACATTGCATTGGAATCcttcaatttaaaattaattcaatcTCATTTTATAAACTTATATATGAAaacgaatttgattaaaaaaaaaagatttttgagaactaatttaaaaaataaataattttttaaaaattaatttaaccaTTTACTCTAACTTTTGTGATGCATACTTTCTCTATATCATTTCAAGAGAAAAAAGTCAACTCTTTTAAGTATCTATTTCTTTAGTTTCCATACCTACAGCACACACATGCAATAAGACAATTCTCTTAATGTAAAATTTACAATAAACAAGATATCCAATTATCCATTGTTGTTGTGCTTCTTTTGAGTTTCTAACCCCACCATTGATGTACAGCTACACCTTTATCCCTCAAGTTTCCATAGAGTGCCAAACACTCCCAATAAGCCCTACGACTTCTATTATTCTCTTGTTTTTTATGTGGCTTGCACTCCAAGAAAAGCTCATCTACCAGCCCAATAGTATCTCTTTTTATCATCTCTTCCACCACTTCTGCTTCTGCCTTCATCACCACGAATTCTTCATCCTTCACATTCTTTCGCATCCAATCTGACATTCCTATTTGTGGCACCTCTTTTGTTGACGCCTCTTCGTCCGCTGTAATTATTTCGATATTTATGTTGTATATTTCGAAGTTCTTGTTTCTTGTTGGATAATTCTTCTGAAACCAAtcattttttctctctccttcttTCTCCGCCAATTCAACATCAATAAAAACTCTACGAGGATAACTTTCCAAAGAATCGCCCATCAAATTCGGGAGGTATCTGTCaaatatttatgaaattagTGCAAACTGCATGCGTGTCCTATGATAGGtatataaattctaataattagCTAGACAATGAATttaaggtaaaaaaaaatagtaaagatatcattttttttcttgttttcaattttttaaaaaaaataaattttattgaagaaaaattaagtttcaaaaaatattattatataaaacaaattattttttttaaatgacaaaATAACTAATTCGTCTTACattattattgaaattattgaaaattttaaaagtaataaaaatatatatgaagaATTAAAGTGATTAGAtcaatctaaaatttttaactttataaaaatatttaaaaataataaaaaacagtttaaagtagtttaaattttttttatttcatactttttaattattgtttatgtaataaatatataattacagttgttattatatatataaaattagaaaattctaTACCGCCTATAAAATTTATGTCTAATTTGTCTAAAAAATAACAGGTGAATAAAAAATTCCACCATTTATATTTGTGTcaagtaatttaaaaaattaaacgtATAAAAAAACACTTATAaagttataaataataaattagataaaataaatttgtgttattatcttttttataatcATTTGTCTAAATTTAAGTGTTTTACTTACTTAGTGCGCTTCAAGTATTTTCTTGATATTCTCGATGAGGCTCTTGGAGGCTCTAACAAGACATCTTCAAGGTTTTGCAGTGCAGCTTTCTTTGCTTCGGAGGAGTAGCCAAGAAGCTTTCTAGGCGCAGCCAGCATTGGCGGTGGCTGATCATGACGAACAAGTTCTTCCTTCTTTATCATGGCCACAGCAATGAGATCCAAGCGCCTCACATAAACCATCTTGTAGTTGGAAGGCTTGTATTGTTTCGCCGAGGGGTTATCGCGGGCCAGAAAGGCGACAACCCCATCAACTTTCAGTGTCCTCTCGATGAACTTTGAGGCCGCCGGGAAATCGGTGGTGAAAACAAAGTCCACACTGTTGTCGATTACCTTCTTCTGCTTCTCCAAATCACTCAACGAAACAAGTTCCATGTTGTAATCAGAAACAATGCTAGGCCCTATTCCTGGATCCGCATTGTTATCATTGGTCATGAAAATTGCATTGCGCTGAGTAGGTTTCTTGAGCCCTTCGTTTGTAAGGTCATGGAAAAGAACACCCAATAGCTGCTCTATGTTGACCGAATCGTAGCTAACTTGCTGCTTATCAGTAGATTCGGTAAGCAGATCCTTCTGTTGAGTTTCTTTATAAGAGATTTTCTCGAATTCGAAGGAAGACAATCTCATGATGCTATTCAAGGTGGCAAATGCGAATATCATGAGGAACAAACAAGAAACAATCTTCATGAACTTGGAACTTGGGATGAGCCTATTGATAAAGTAACGTGGGCTTTTAGGCAGGTGCTTAATAATGCTTTTCTTGAAGTTGACATAGTGTTTTGATTTCAATGCAATGACACCGATGAGTTCCATCGCCATATTTATGATATGACGATGGAGACAATTAATAGATAGAATAAATGAATAGAATAATGATTAAGACGAGAAAGGTATAAGAACAAGAATaagtataattaaaaagaatattttgagAAAGAGAGTAGAGGAgctagtcacaaaaaaaaaacagagttCTAGCGACTGCAGAATCTAGCAGCGGTATGGTTTCCACCAACAAGTGAGAAATGGTTAATCGACAAAGTAGACCACATTCTAATCAACTCTCTCAATCGATGTACCTCCATTATTCTTTTTATCAAGATCGATAATTTGTAACTAGCGCCAATTTATTAACATCATCTCATGAATCTGTGATTACGATGATTTTTGTGACAACGTAATCATCTAATCACAGATGCATGAATGGTGAGAGAGCAGATCAGAGCAGTTTTTGTGATCtgtcttctctctcttttgtcTAACTCTCTAtgtaattatttgatttgttattTTGTGAAGGGTGTGAGTTTTGGTGGAATGAGTTGGGAGAGGTTATATAGATCCACTAGGCTTATTATGGGAGGCTAGAAAAAGAAGTACGAGAGGAATTCGTGACAAAAATTATTAGGAGAGCCTAAATTTGCAATTTGTGGGAGAAAAACACGGTTGGAGCAACGACAATGGTGTTGCACCATTCACTAATCACTAGTTTGTTAATCCATTATTTActaaatttaattctttttttattttgattttattttaatacaatGATACCATTTTGCTCCATCATATTGTTATGCATATAAAAGATCAAAATGCCTTGAAAGTGTGAATGCCCGTCCATCATGAGCATCAGGAAACTGTACTGTCCTCTGAATAATTAAGAtaagtgttttattttcttaataaattgtATGTGATTAGAagtttattttacaaaaaattgtgaataatcTCCATTCGATTGTGTATAATATTATAGTTCTTAAGTTTCAaagtattaaaatattaaattgaaaaatattaaaataatgatCTTATTTGTAGTTCTTAAGTTTCAAAAGTATTTATTTCCTCTGAAATATTTAGGTTGTCTAAAAATCAACACAACCAAAGCTATAAGAAGAAACATGTTGCTTAAATAATAACTATACTACAGATAAATccataaaaatgttatttatacgtttaaaatcagttatcaaaattaatcattatatatttatatacaaatataatttaatttatttttaatgtgtattctatcttaatattaatttttatagctGATTTTGGTATACACTGAGATACCAAACATAGTTGAtccaataattaaaaatattaggaaTTTTATTGTGTATTGTGGTGTCTGCAAAAGTCTGTGACACAATATGCTAATACATTATTTTCCagtaaaaaaaaacatacattTGAAAAAAATGTTAACAATTATAAACCAATACGGGAAACATATTATATGAATATGATGGTAATGATACAAAGGAATCTTGGATGAATTTGCAAAAGAATGAGACCAAGCGAGTCCATGGTAGTAAATAATTATGTTCTGCCTACAGCTCTGCCACAAAGAAGAGCATTCTTTGGAAGTGGATATTCATCTCTTGGAGATTCCACCGGTGAATATACTCTCATATAGAATTGTTGTCCAAGGTATTGTCGTGCCCAAAATTCACTTCTTATGTTCCACATACCAACGTTGTCTAGTGCCATGTAAATCGCAGTCCATGATCTAGGGTATACCTGAGACAAAAATATTCACCAATAAGCTATAATGTCTCATTTggatattaagaaaaaaaaatatgtttttgctAACTAGAATAACGACCAACCTGTGTTGTGCACCTCGAAACAGCATCGGCGAGGTTGTACTCCTTACGACTATCAGGCGTCCAGATACCACTATCCATTCTGCACGACAGATTCAGCTTAAACTTTTGGGACGAGTGTCACGATAGAATTTGATAATTTGAAGAAAATGATTCGAATACATACCCTACAACCCAAAATGAGTATCCATCAATGTGCCAACTTTGGACAATATTTTCGTGGTTTTGAAAGACGATCTCAACGAATGCTCGAAAATCGGCGGCCATGACGGAGGTGGCGAGATACATTGGCTTATGTGAGGGAGTATCTGGGATGCTCCCAACTTGGAAGACACCACCAATGTtgaagtaatctgctagcttcAATGGAGTGTCGCCTGGAACAAAAGACACACTGTTCACTGCATATCTCTGCTTGCCATTAACTTGTGCTGCTGAGCTCTCCAAAATTATTGTCCTGCTAATGTTTATCAAACCATAATGATACGATCCTTGTGGATTTGGCCTTGGTCCACTTGCTGTCAAGTTTGTCCTGTCAATTGCAataataattaagtaattaatttgatCGAATTtgacaaaaagataaaaattaattttgttatatcCAGTTTAATTCTAATTAAATATGTTTACCTAATTGAACGAGCTTGTTGAATGGACCAATCAAGTTGAGTAGGTGCAGGAGGAAGAGGACCAGAAAGAGGTTGGTTGGAGTTAGAATAGTGAAGGGCGGCGGTTGCTGTGAGGACCTTAGAAGTGAAACGAGTTGAGACAGCAATGTAGTAGTCCTTGGCTGCTTGATCTGCTGTCACCAGCACCGAATAAGATTGTCCCACGTGGACATCTATTGAGCTATATGTGCTCTGCAATGTGTGAGTTCCCTCAACTTCCACCAGTTTCATGCTGTGTCCTTCAATCCTAAAGTTCAGTGTGTTCTGGAGTCCAACATTTGATATCCTAAGCCTATATGTTTTTCCTGTTGTTGTTCATTTCTTAGTCAAATActgttatatataaataaacatgCTAACAAGATTCACAATCTAAATTCTATTTAAGGAGGAATTTAAACACTCAACACTTGCTTCAGCAGTTGATTATTCAATAAATTTGTtgatatatttatgtataaaggCATACCTTGTTCAACGGTGAAAGTTGCTCCATTTGGACGACCATTGATTAAAACAGCATGAGGGAATGGAAGTTTGTGTCCATAATCAAGAACAGCCTTGAGCCTCTGGAATTGATGCAAATGATGTTAGAAAAGGGAAGAGAAGATTAGAATGTAATGTAGGGGGAATAATGAATGGGAGTTACATTGTTGTCAATGCTGTACCAATCTCCAATGAGAAGAGAGAAATCATCAGCAGGGGGAGGGAATGGGACAGGAATCAAAGGCCTGCTGAGGATCTTAAGGGAGCCAAAGCCACCAGCAGCTTTGTGGAAAGCAAGTGATGGGAAATAGAAGAAGCTTCCAATTTGGTCTTTCACTTGAAGGGTGTATGTGTAATTTTTCCCAGGTGGAATTGGGCATGTTGTTCCATATACTCCGTCTTGGTAAGAGTTTCTCCTTTCTTGAACACCActcctattattattattaagttaaCAAATAATCAATTGCATAATTAATATCCAAATGACAAATTTCATTAatagttaaaacttaaaagttgtTTAATTAACAAGGTTTAGCAATATTTTATACTTGCATTTAAGAatgaatagaagaaaaaaaaatcatcttttTTAAATGTGATATGTTTTTTACCAGTCCAAATCAAATATGGGCCTGCCCCGTGAAGTTTTTAAGCCATTGTGAGTTTGTGACTTTATTAGTGGGCCTAACGGTGAGTGATTTTGGTCCGTGACATGAGTTAAGTGTGTTTAGGTGATGAGTGAGAGAAACAATTATGAAACTCatgtttttgtttctttatatcttttcttttttatttaaaaaaggtgGTGGTTGCTTCTACTCAATGTTCACTCGGTGAACCcaagaaaagtgaaaaaaaaaggggtttctttttctttttgttatggCCTCTTCTTATCTAAACTCATCTTGTGTTGTGCGAATATGGACTCTGGAGAGTCTTCTAAAACATAAAACTTTACCAAAACACATGTCCCTTAATCTACAATGTACATAAAGTAGAAGGAACTAAAAGTTAGAGTTTAGTATCTTTCCATAATCTTTAATCCCAATCATTTTGTATTATTGAAGGAATTTTTCTATATcttaattaatacaaaaatcCAATGATatagaaaaaagataaaaaagagtaATATAGAAGAGAATATAGCCTTTTTCCATTATTGAATTGTTTTGCATTGGAAATGATTAGGTGAAGCAAACAAGGTTTAGTTTAGTTGAAGGTGCATTATTGCTTGCGCAGTTGGATTAGGGATTAAATTACATTTAATTTCCATAACCAAAaagtatgtttttttttttttttcaattacttgATGCCGTGAATGAATAACCAACCTTGTGTTCCCCAAACTAACTTCTTATGTACATTTGTTTGCcaactaatataataaatttttatcatcTCAAAATAATATCTAgccattttaaataaaaaattcctttTATAGTAGCAATTTTATTTGGaaaacaaattattattattattattattattataagattATGATATCTTTGTTAATTAAAATCCAATTCCTATACATCATATTATTCAATTATTGAACAATAATGacaattttaatttccttttcaattgATGTCTCGGAACAAAGAATCAATTCCATCATAATCAATCATTAAATTAGTTCCTATTTTAAGATTTCATTATTTAAATACAGCTTTTAAAATGATATGCAGTTGATAGTACACGTATTCATGTCTGTGTGATTGTGATATATCATATATAGCTAGATTTCAATATCACGCAATGATGAGCAAAAGTGTAAATTAAACACTTCCAATACAAAAATTCAAAGGAAGATTATatgggaaaaaagaaaaagaatatgcAAATTGAATTGGACTTGTAGTGGAAGGACTAATTACTAGTGCAATTTACTATAACCTATTGATTCTTCACTCTTGAAATTAAAAATGCAATGAAAGATGTTACGTGCAAAATATAGATACGGACCATGTTAGAAGAAACGGCTCCGGCAAGTTATTGTGAACATTGATGATCAAATTGTCATTCGTAACAGAGTAGATTTCAGGCCCTGGAAATTGTCCATTGATCAAAATGCCCTGTAAATTCAAGCACATAATAATGTTTAATCTTCTCAtgcatcatgtcatatatataattgttataACATTATTAAGGTATAAATATATAGAAAGATTAAAGATATATATACAAACCTTTTGTTTAACTCCAAGGGGATAAATGTCACCATAGGTAATG
The genomic region above belongs to Arachis duranensis cultivar V14167 chromosome 3, aradu.V14167.gnm2.J7QH, whole genome shotgun sequence and contains:
- the LOC107477324 gene encoding uncharacterized protein LOC107477324, whose product is MKIVSCLFLMIFAFATLNSIMRLSSFEFEKISYKETQQKDLLTESTDKQQVSYDSVNIEQLLGVLFHDLTNEGLKKPTQRNAIFMTNDNNADPGIGPSIVSDYNMELVSLSDLEKQKKVIDNSVDFVFTTDFPAASKFIERTLKVDGVVAFLARDNPSAKQYKPSNYKMVYVRRLDLIAVAMIKKEELVRHDQPPPMLAAPRKLLGYSSEAKKAALQNLEDVLLEPPRASSRISRKYLKRTKYLPNLMGDSLESYPRRVFIDVELAEKEGERKNDWFQKNYPTRNKNFEIYNINIEIITADEEASTKEVPQIGMSDWMRKNVKDEEFVVMKAEAEVVEEMIKRDTIGLVDELFLECKPHKKQENNRSRRAYWECLALYGNLRDKGVAVHQWWG
- the LOC107477320 gene encoding L-ascorbate oxidase homolog, whose product is MIRGEPLSLSCLLSFCSILLLLLNSIINVAGEDPYRFFDWTITYGDIYPLGVKQKGILINGQFPGPEIYSVTNDNLIINVHNNLPEPFLLTWSGVQERRNSYQDGVYGTTCPIPPGKNYTYTLQVKDQIGSFFYFPSLAFHKAAGGFGSLKILSRPLIPVPFPPPADDFSLLIGDWYSIDNNRLKAVLDYGHKLPFPHAVLINGRPNGATFTVEQGKTYRLRISNVGLQNTLNFRIEGHSMKLVEVEGTHTLQSTYSSIDVHVGQSYSVLVTADQAAKDYYIAVSTRFTSKVLTATAALHYSNSNQPLSGPLPPAPTQLDWSIQQARSIRTNLTASGPRPNPQGSYHYGLINISRTIILESSAAQVNGKQRYAVNSVSFVPGDTPLKLADYFNIGGVFQVGSIPDTPSHKPMYLATSVMAADFRAFVEIVFQNHENIVQSWHIDGYSFWVVGMDSGIWTPDSRKEYNLADAVSRCTTQVYPRSWTAIYMALDNVGMWNIRSEFWARQYLGQQFYMRVYSPVESPRDEYPLPKNALLCGRAVGRT